In a single window of the Elaeis guineensis isolate ETL-2024a chromosome 4, EG11, whole genome shotgun sequence genome:
- the LOC105060825 gene encoding U-box domain-containing protein 4 isoform X1, giving the protein MKKRDVHGMQIDGVMEISLLKTLLSSIARFDLLSSSNSIKSELVQRYFQKIDEILELLKPVLDQVVASEISSDGKLIKLVEELDGVVNEARERIGSWHPIMSKVYFVLQIESIITNIQKYAIEVCQLLNSLLPSEIVTSTSTSIEKTQHMHYEQISDVIKETIRDQKEKTIPRPEQLNKISNFLSLSSNQELLMEAVALEKLKVKVGHGENQVEQIDQMIALVTHMHECLVKIKQVHSINGVPIPADFCCPLSLELMSDPVIVASGQTYERAFIRKWLDQGFNVCPKTRQTLGHTNLIPNYTVKALIANWCESNDIKLPDPIKSMNMNLPSSFLSPIDSSGNDCHVPHSGHSPRASHPRSPESNRSMVSSHKDSHSSNGVLKESYLHEKPLSSQHSSIPVESSLQIANGCDANVARLSSSMGEIHVDSGGQTANEAKQDSQASMVDEQLQGHNRSVSASSAVSSNDYLQGTGDANVVSRVSSDLTHYSSDASGEVTRETPVSSTPQREPEFPQRLGEARSRSQNISRRPSVPRIITSSSMDSRPDLSGVETQVRKLIGDLKSDSVDVQRSATEELRLLAKHNMENRIVIANCGAISSLVDLLRSTDPKTQENAVTALLNLSINDNNKTAIANAGAIDPLIHVLETGNPEARENSAATLFSLSVIEESKVRIGRSGAIKPLVELLGNGTPRGKKDAATALFNLSIFHEHKGRIVQAGAVKHLVELMDPAAGMVDKAVAVLANLATIPEGRAAIGHSGGIPVLVEVVELGSARGKENAAAALLQLCTNSNRFCTQVLQEGAVPPLVALSQSGTPRAKEKAQALLSYFRNQRHGKAGRG; this is encoded by the exons ATGAAGAAAAGAGATGTGCATGGGATGCAAATAGATG GTGTAATGGAGATATCATTGCTGAAGACACTGCTCAGTAGCATTGCACGCTTCGATCTTTTGTCATCTAGCAACTCTATAAAATCCGAGCTGGTCCAAAGATACTtccaaaaaattgatgaaatctTGGAGCTTTTGAAACCTGTGCTTGATCAAGTTGTTGCTTCTGAGATATCATCAGATGGGAAACTAATTAAACTGGTGGAAGAACTTGATGGTGTTGTCAATGAAGCTAGGGAACGCATTGGGAGCTGGCACCCTATCATGAGTAAAGTTTATTTT GTTTTGCAGATTGAATCCATAATAACAAATATTCAGAAATATGCTATTGAAGTATGCCAACTGCTTAATTCTCTGCTTCCATCTGAGATAGTTACTTCTACGTCAACATCTATTGAG AAAACTCAGCACATGCATTATGAACAGATATCAGAtgtcatcaaagagaccataagAGATCAGAAGGAGAAAACTATTCCTAGGCCTGAGCagttgaataaaatttcaaacttCTTGAGCTTGTCATCTAATCAAGAATTGCTGATGGAGGCTGTTGCCCTTGAGAAGCTTAAAGTAAAGGTTGGCCATGGTGAAAACCAAGTAGAACAGATTGATCAAATGATTGCACTTGTCACTCATATGCATGAGTGCCTGGTTAAAATAAAACAGGTGCACAGCATTAATGGGGTGCCAATTCCTGCCGATTTTTGCTGCCCACTTTCCCTAGAACTGATGTCTGACCCGGTGATTGTGGCTTCTGGCCAAACATACGAGCGTGCTTTTATTAGAAAGTGGCTTGATCAAGGTTTCAATGTTTGCCCCAAAACGCGGCAAACACTCGGGCACACTAATTTGATTCCCAACTACACAGTCAAGGCATTAATCGCCAACTGGTGCGAATCAAATGACATCAAGCTTCCGGATCCCATAAAATCCATGAATATGAATCTGCCTTCATCTTTTCTTAGCCCCATTGATTCAAGTGGTAATGATTGCCATGTTCCTCATTCTGGTCATTCTCCAAGGGCTAGCCATCCAAGATCACCAGAGTCTAATAGGAGTATGGTAAGTTCACATAAGGATTCACATTCATCCAATGGAGTCCTCAAAGAAAGTTATCTGCATGAGAAGCCTTTGTCTTCTCAACATAGTTCCATACCTGTGGAATCATCTTTGCAAATTGCAAATGGGTGTGATGCAAATGTTGCAAGATTGTCATCTAGCATGGGAGAGATACATGTTGATTCTGGTGGCCAAACTGCCAACGAAGCAAAACAGGATTCTCAAGCCTCCATGGTTGATGAGCAGTTACAGGGCCATAACCGAAGTGTCTCAGCCTCAAGTGCTGTTTCGAGTAATGATTATCTTCAAGGTACCGGAGATGCAAATGTGGTGTCACGAGTTTCCAGTGATCTTACACATTACAGCAGTGATGCCTCAGGAGAAGTTACACGAGAGACTCCGGTTTCCTCCACTCCACAGAGAGAACCTGAATTCCCTCAAAGGTTGGGTGAGGCTCGTTCTAGAAGCCAAAACATTTCTCGACGGCCATCTGTCCCTAGGATCATAACTTCTTCATCTATGGATTCCAGGCCTGACCTATCAGGTGTTGAGACCCAGGTTCGAAAATTGATTGGGGATTTGAAAAGTGATTCAGTTGATGTGCAGAGATCTGCTACAGAAGAGCTGCGTCTTCTTGCTAAACACAACATGGAAAATAGAATTGTTATTGCAAACTGTGGAGCTATAAGCTCGTTAGTTGATCTGCTTCGTTCAACGGACCCTAAGACTCAGGAGAATGCTGTAACAGCACTTCTGAACTTATCGATCAATGACAACAACAAGACTGCCATTGCAAATGCTGGTGCCATTGATCCTCTTATTCATGTTCTTGAGACAGGGAATCCTGAAGCAAGAGAGAACTCAGCTGCAACCTTATTTAGCCTTTCAGTAATAGAAGAAAGTAAGGTTAGGATTGGACGGTCTGGTGCTATCAAACCTCTAGTTGAATTATTAGGAAATGGGACTCCTCGGGGAAAGAAAGATGCTGCAACAGCATTGTTTAATTTATCGATATTTCACGAGCACAAGGGTCGTATAGTGCAGGCTGGGGCCGTAAAGCACTTAGTGGAGCTGATGGACCCAGCTGCTGGTATGGTTGATAAGGCTGTGGCTGTTTTGGCAAACCTTGCTACTATACCGGAAGGGAGGGCTGCAATTGGTCATTCAGGTGGGATCCCTGTACTTGTGGAGGTTGTTGAATTGGGTTCTGCAAGAGGGAAAGAAAATGCTGCGGCAGCTTTGCTTCAACTCTGTACAAATAGCAATAGATTTTGCACTCAAGTGCTTCAAGAAGGTGCCGTGCCACCATTAGTAGCATTATCACAGTCAGGGACACCACGAGCTAAAGAAAAG GCACAGGCTCTTCTTAGCTATTTCCGAAATCAGCGGCATGGTAAGGCAGGGAGGGGATGA
- the LOC105060825 gene encoding U-box domain-containing protein 4 isoform X2 translates to MEISLLKTLLSSIARFDLLSSSNSIKSELVQRYFQKIDEILELLKPVLDQVVASEISSDGKLIKLVEELDGVVNEARERIGSWHPIMSKVYFVLQIESIITNIQKYAIEVCQLLNSLLPSEIVTSTSTSIEKTQHMHYEQISDVIKETIRDQKEKTIPRPEQLNKISNFLSLSSNQELLMEAVALEKLKVKVGHGENQVEQIDQMIALVTHMHECLVKIKQVHSINGVPIPADFCCPLSLELMSDPVIVASGQTYERAFIRKWLDQGFNVCPKTRQTLGHTNLIPNYTVKALIANWCESNDIKLPDPIKSMNMNLPSSFLSPIDSSGNDCHVPHSGHSPRASHPRSPESNRSMVSSHKDSHSSNGVLKESYLHEKPLSSQHSSIPVESSLQIANGCDANVARLSSSMGEIHVDSGGQTANEAKQDSQASMVDEQLQGHNRSVSASSAVSSNDYLQGTGDANVVSRVSSDLTHYSSDASGEVTRETPVSSTPQREPEFPQRLGEARSRSQNISRRPSVPRIITSSSMDSRPDLSGVETQVRKLIGDLKSDSVDVQRSATEELRLLAKHNMENRIVIANCGAISSLVDLLRSTDPKTQENAVTALLNLSINDNNKTAIANAGAIDPLIHVLETGNPEARENSAATLFSLSVIEESKVRIGRSGAIKPLVELLGNGTPRGKKDAATALFNLSIFHEHKGRIVQAGAVKHLVELMDPAAGMVDKAVAVLANLATIPEGRAAIGHSGGIPVLVEVVELGSARGKENAAAALLQLCTNSNRFCTQVLQEGAVPPLVALSQSGTPRAKEKAQALLSYFRNQRHGKAGRG, encoded by the exons ATGGAGATATCATTGCTGAAGACACTGCTCAGTAGCATTGCACGCTTCGATCTTTTGTCATCTAGCAACTCTATAAAATCCGAGCTGGTCCAAAGATACTtccaaaaaattgatgaaatctTGGAGCTTTTGAAACCTGTGCTTGATCAAGTTGTTGCTTCTGAGATATCATCAGATGGGAAACTAATTAAACTGGTGGAAGAACTTGATGGTGTTGTCAATGAAGCTAGGGAACGCATTGGGAGCTGGCACCCTATCATGAGTAAAGTTTATTTT GTTTTGCAGATTGAATCCATAATAACAAATATTCAGAAATATGCTATTGAAGTATGCCAACTGCTTAATTCTCTGCTTCCATCTGAGATAGTTACTTCTACGTCAACATCTATTGAG AAAACTCAGCACATGCATTATGAACAGATATCAGAtgtcatcaaagagaccataagAGATCAGAAGGAGAAAACTATTCCTAGGCCTGAGCagttgaataaaatttcaaacttCTTGAGCTTGTCATCTAATCAAGAATTGCTGATGGAGGCTGTTGCCCTTGAGAAGCTTAAAGTAAAGGTTGGCCATGGTGAAAACCAAGTAGAACAGATTGATCAAATGATTGCACTTGTCACTCATATGCATGAGTGCCTGGTTAAAATAAAACAGGTGCACAGCATTAATGGGGTGCCAATTCCTGCCGATTTTTGCTGCCCACTTTCCCTAGAACTGATGTCTGACCCGGTGATTGTGGCTTCTGGCCAAACATACGAGCGTGCTTTTATTAGAAAGTGGCTTGATCAAGGTTTCAATGTTTGCCCCAAAACGCGGCAAACACTCGGGCACACTAATTTGATTCCCAACTACACAGTCAAGGCATTAATCGCCAACTGGTGCGAATCAAATGACATCAAGCTTCCGGATCCCATAAAATCCATGAATATGAATCTGCCTTCATCTTTTCTTAGCCCCATTGATTCAAGTGGTAATGATTGCCATGTTCCTCATTCTGGTCATTCTCCAAGGGCTAGCCATCCAAGATCACCAGAGTCTAATAGGAGTATGGTAAGTTCACATAAGGATTCACATTCATCCAATGGAGTCCTCAAAGAAAGTTATCTGCATGAGAAGCCTTTGTCTTCTCAACATAGTTCCATACCTGTGGAATCATCTTTGCAAATTGCAAATGGGTGTGATGCAAATGTTGCAAGATTGTCATCTAGCATGGGAGAGATACATGTTGATTCTGGTGGCCAAACTGCCAACGAAGCAAAACAGGATTCTCAAGCCTCCATGGTTGATGAGCAGTTACAGGGCCATAACCGAAGTGTCTCAGCCTCAAGTGCTGTTTCGAGTAATGATTATCTTCAAGGTACCGGAGATGCAAATGTGGTGTCACGAGTTTCCAGTGATCTTACACATTACAGCAGTGATGCCTCAGGAGAAGTTACACGAGAGACTCCGGTTTCCTCCACTCCACAGAGAGAACCTGAATTCCCTCAAAGGTTGGGTGAGGCTCGTTCTAGAAGCCAAAACATTTCTCGACGGCCATCTGTCCCTAGGATCATAACTTCTTCATCTATGGATTCCAGGCCTGACCTATCAGGTGTTGAGACCCAGGTTCGAAAATTGATTGGGGATTTGAAAAGTGATTCAGTTGATGTGCAGAGATCTGCTACAGAAGAGCTGCGTCTTCTTGCTAAACACAACATGGAAAATAGAATTGTTATTGCAAACTGTGGAGCTATAAGCTCGTTAGTTGATCTGCTTCGTTCAACGGACCCTAAGACTCAGGAGAATGCTGTAACAGCACTTCTGAACTTATCGATCAATGACAACAACAAGACTGCCATTGCAAATGCTGGTGCCATTGATCCTCTTATTCATGTTCTTGAGACAGGGAATCCTGAAGCAAGAGAGAACTCAGCTGCAACCTTATTTAGCCTTTCAGTAATAGAAGAAAGTAAGGTTAGGATTGGACGGTCTGGTGCTATCAAACCTCTAGTTGAATTATTAGGAAATGGGACTCCTCGGGGAAAGAAAGATGCTGCAACAGCATTGTTTAATTTATCGATATTTCACGAGCACAAGGGTCGTATAGTGCAGGCTGGGGCCGTAAAGCACTTAGTGGAGCTGATGGACCCAGCTGCTGGTATGGTTGATAAGGCTGTGGCTGTTTTGGCAAACCTTGCTACTATACCGGAAGGGAGGGCTGCAATTGGTCATTCAGGTGGGATCCCTGTACTTGTGGAGGTTGTTGAATTGGGTTCTGCAAGAGGGAAAGAAAATGCTGCGGCAGCTTTGCTTCAACTCTGTACAAATAGCAATAGATTTTGCACTCAAGTGCTTCAAGAAGGTGCCGTGCCACCATTAGTAGCATTATCACAGTCAGGGACACCACGAGCTAAAGAAAAG GCACAGGCTCTTCTTAGCTATTTCCGAAATCAGCGGCATGGTAAGGCAGGGAGGGGATGA